A stretch of DNA from Cannabis sativa cultivar Pink pepper isolate KNU-18-1 chromosome X, ASM2916894v1, whole genome shotgun sequence:
ttaggtccaTGGAtattaatcctgacatgattaggttcgatctcaagagtgttatttgtgttatttgatttgttagttaagtctacctttaggtctgggtgatacgtacattttgggaacatgataatacaattgagtgggagcgctaatcatgatatggaatctatagcttctatctggacatagaagtgaaatgatgatttccttcgagcttggctgaataaagataaatgattgagatctcatttcagtaactatattagtttactgaaatatcatttataggtagctaagtgttttaaggataaaatacattgaaaggcagaacagtaaatttgtccatatgcagtgtagatcatctatagaggatcattgactattaggattgtaacaatggataatcataacgtatctatatcgtggtacatatagagcgttctatataactgagagtacaattccaagttctatagtggttcaatgaggaattaataagttagggaatttacttggtaaattctagatctgcttattggaagttctgttatataggcccatggtcccctcactagtttaGATAATACTGTTTgcacacttagttaattgattttaattaatcaattataattctaaaattagactatgtcttatttatgaattttcattaagcaatggcttaattgtgaagaaaataaattttggggtcaatttgttaattaagagactttgtatggtctaattaataaattacataaatgacaattttatttagtaattaattataattattaaataaatagttttggcatgtACAaggattgaattgaaaaatatggtattattgaaaagaagaataagtggttggaaaaagtggcaaaattgtaactagagattggctcATTTAATGTGTACGGCCAAATGTGATTTTTGcccaattttttattcttttttaatccatataattcaaccctaagcctgttgctgaaaattattaattactacgcaagtgcacgcaatcaagtagtatactcacgcaagtgaggtcgaaccacagggaattggattaattactactaaactatacttataattctatttggcaaatcaaaagtatttatgattaaaaaaggaagaaagaaattcaagaaacttaaagaaacaagtgaatattaatcaagatgagagaatagggagacgaatcctgttgttaagttaccaatgttaatgtctaattgctatccttctcttgaagtgaatgacagattataaattaacctagctcttttcagatcttctaggttctaaatctcatgctctctaattaatctcttaattaaattaacatgaaatcagcattaagcaataatctaaatgtcacaaaggctatgtaaatactttcgtttcacatcaaaacctagactatccaattttagcattctcaattctcacttttcagatttcgaattgagatcataaaacatgtaaaaggtgatcaatcttgcacatggaaattaaacacaaatatgaatagtgttcacaatcaagatggaggaatgacaattattcattaactaggaaaaacttaaacaacattcatcattctccctaaataggagtttagttcaaaacatccataatcaaatccataattaacattgaaatagaaaagaacatagaaaaattaaagagaaaagaaagaactagttgaagcaattgatccgggtcgccacaagccgctcttctagcctcctcctttgtttctagggttccaattctgaatcccccctaattttcacgaacccttactatttaaaccaattctcatctttaaaattcgtgaaattacgaaactgcccaaaaatcccgtcataagggtccccgtcgcgactggcaaagcccccgtcgcgacgggagtccaacttcaaattttttgaaactttctgccagttcccgtcgcgactggcaaattccccgtcgcgacgggaataggcagcgacaccaatcttggtttttcttctcgattctttcaccatttttcctcaattcttgtacatactttctttaaatgcccgaggacttgaaacaaaagaatcaagcgtaatatagccctaaaactagaaacaaagagtgaaaactaaccgaaatatgacccgaatcttagactaattttagcctaacaaagcCCAAGTTGAAATACCATAAAAAGAATATGATgctcatctcatccacttgacactttgtcaaattaatgccttcaaccaaaccagatgagagagttccttccttagtgatttcaatACCTCCTTCGTTGTTCTTCACCTATTCGAACCCTTAGTGAATGAGTGACATGTCCACACAtaacaagtcaagtactcaatcatagtgagtaagacggtggtaaacaaacccgaaggagagaaagagatccaagttcagatcttgataataggggtgttcataaaaaccgaaaaaccgaaaccgaccatcaaactgaccagaccgtaaccgaattttcggttccacgtcatcaccgaatttggcggtcggtttcggtttcggtttttttgacacggcggtcggtttcggttcttgaaataaaaaaatagtttaaccaaaaaaccgtcaaaaccgccaaaaaccgcccaaaaccgccaaaaaccgcctaaaaccgccaaaaaccgccaaaaaccgccaaaccgaaaaccgccaaaaactgtacggtcggttttatacggttataatttctaaacggtcggttacggttttcgtaaaataaaaaccgtaaccgaccggtcggttataaaattttaaaaaccgaccataaccgaccgattttcacccctacttgataatgctctgctacagaaaggaatcgagggcttgaacggaaggagtcatattatttcgctgcaaccaatgtaagattttcttaaacccttatgtgtttatttcattgttttagagaattcatatttatttcaataaaacatacttgtaaataaatctagatcctggtaaaatattcccaacagatCAAACTCAAGTAACTCAGATTATTGACAAATTTCTTTACTATCGGAGTACCAAGTTGCAGACATCTTTACTAAACCTTTACCTATATCCTCCTTCACTTTCTTCAGGGACAAGTTGACACTTGATATTCACCCGTGTCACGTGAGGGGACTATTGGAAATACTAAACAAAGTGATTTAAGACAGTTAGGAAGTTTGGAACAAACTGTTAGTAATGATTCTAACTAACTTGACCTTGACAACTCACAAAGAGTCTGTTATTCAGTTGTAAAAGCTTTGTTGTAAATATATGTTTAGCTCGCTCTTGCATTTTCAACTGAGCAGTATTTTTCAGTTaccattttctttcttcttctttctctccaAGATTTCTGTTCTTGCTTTTTAATAGGCTAGAGAAAAAACGTACATCAGTCGTAGTAACGGCAGTAGAATAGGCAAAACCTAGAGAGAACACCTAGGAGGTGCTTTTTTACTTGGCTATGATCTTGTTGTAACTTGTAAGAGTGATTAGTGCTTTACATAATCAACATTAGCTAGgttgttgaatttttaattacTTTTCTTTTGTGGTCGATTTATAGCTCATCTACATGACACTAGTCCATTTAGCTCACTTAAATTtctaaaagataagatatacaTTCCTTTATTATCTCTCAAGAAAAAACAACTCCATGATTAGGAATTATTAGGTCCACTCCACAGTACACGCTGTTAAAAGAAAGATACTGTTGAGATAATGCCTAAAAAATAAACTGAAAAACGGTTATTGAAAGTCGTTGGAAGAGGGAAACGTGGGAGTTTTAGGTTTACACACGTGTCTAAAGAATCATCgtaaagtttttcttttttccttaaaaTGTTTGGAAAAGGAGACAGTCCTAGTGGAGTCGTTTCAGAAACCTACATGTAGACTTGGACACGTACAATCTCCATAGATATTTCGGCCCacaaaaattagatattttcgtAACATAGCATAGTATCCCAACACGTGGCGCCGTTTGCCCAATTTTAATAATCCAACCGCTGATGTTATATGAGACATTTCGATTGTCTCTTACGGCATTTTGATTCAATTATAGGTCTACTTAACCAATCAGAAACTGACACGTACTTGTTCCTTGGCATCTTTAAGGCAGATATTCAGACAATAAACGCTACGTGTCAATCGCTGTGGTCTCCACTGTAGGCGCCGTTTTATAATATAATCTCAtttactcttcttcttcttcttccagtTCAGAGACGAGCTTTTACCAAACACTTTCTTGATTCTTGTAATTGAAAAAACCCATCAATGAGTGCAAACCAGAGGTTGAGACCGAACTCGCTGAGTCAGGGTTCGGATTCATCGTGTGACTCGGGGATACTCAACGAGCGAATACTCGTGTTGGTTTTCGAATCGATTAAGTGGGATATTCAAACGATCTGTTCAGCTGCGTCTGTGAATCGGAAACTCAGAGCATTGGCGGAGCGATATCTATGGCGGGAGCTGTGTGTGTATCGCGCTCCGCGCATGGTAGCGACATTGACGAACGGTGCGCCGGCTACGCGCATGGGCGGGGGTTGGAATACACTCGCGAAGCTCATGTTCTTTTGCTGTGGGTGCGAGTCGTCTCGGCAATTCCGAGTGAGCAAATCGTCTCCGGGTCACTTCGTGAAGGCTTCCCGGTTCTCGAAAACGTCGGGGCGCAGTTTCTTGGTGAAGGATTGCCGGAGCGATTTACTGTTCGTGAGCGACCCTTGTGAGCATCCGATGGGGGAGAAGGAGGACGATTTGGGGATCTACAGAGGGGTATTTCAGGGATTCTTGAGATCGAAGACGAGGGCGTGCTTGCTCAGGCGACAAGTGGCGCTCGAGGAGAGGGTTCGCTGTCCTTACTGTGGGTCCCGCGTGTGGAGCATGAAGACAGCTCGGCTCATCCCCAAGAGCGCCTCTCGCCGGCTTGGCTCGCACGATGATGGGTTAGAGTATTTCGTCTGCATTAACGGTCACCTCCATGGAGCTTGCTGGCTGGTACCGTTATCTGACGACGACGAAGAGGATGATAACGACAACGAATTAGACAAAAACGACGACGATGGCGATTGTGGAGTTCAAGGACAAGATGAGGCGACGCAGGGATCACTTAATCATTGCGATGATGATGATCGGACGGTGGGATATGGGAAAGTGGTTTCCACGCGAGGCCGAGAGGAAGGTCTTCGGGATGAGTGGGCTTCACAAATTGATATTGGTTGTCTTCCCCGAGCTTCTGTCCTCCCGTTGACTCGTTGACCACGGTGTTTGGAAACATAACGATTTTTGTGCTGATGTCAGAAATTTTGAACGATTTCTTTACGTGAGCTAGTATATAGTTTTTGCTCTTTTTAGTTTTGATCTCTGTATCTgtacaaatatatttttcagtTTCAGTGTCAAACTGTGTCGTTTCAGTTCGTTAATGATTACTATAGTATGATATCAAATTACATGTTTTGGTTTTTTATTCAATATCCAGCcattattgtaatttttgtcGTTTCTCGTGCTTCTTGTCGTGTTGCTTATTTTGTTTGCGTTTTACCTCTTTTAAATAAATGAGTTAAGGGTAATTTAGTCAAGAAAATATTCAAATATTCCCGTAACGTTTATAAGCGGGAGTGCAGCCAGACCAAACACTCCTCCGAGCTTGTAGCAGCCGTTGACGTGTCTCTTTGTCCGAAAAATTTGACCGTAGAAACTTTAATGGCGTTCACTCTTTCAGCTCTTATTTTCCCTAACCTCCATCTTACCTATATTCACATTCTCAGATTCCAGAACCGCGTTACCAGGTCATAGGTCCGTTTTCGATGCATATCTTCCATTTCCCGctcattttatttatcttttatttttttttaatgaaattggCTCAATTTGATTTTTTTCGAGATTGACATTGTATTTAATTTTGGTTATGGAGAAATTTTTGATTTATTCAAGTTGTTTATATATTAGAACTTTAATTTTGATGTGTTTCCCTTATTTGAATCGAGAGTAATTTTGATCTAACTCGCTTCTCGTTCGGAAATCCCAATTAATTTACATTCCACAAGTTCTAGAATTGGTGAATTGTATTTTTGCCAATTATAGAGGATAAATTTATGGCGAACACTTTCTTGATTCGTAgtttgattgaattttcagcTTTTATAAGATGTAGGGTTGTCATAAGCCATCCCTTTTACTAATGTGAATTGGAATAATACTAAATTTTTCACACTAGGAAAACCGTTAGTCTTTACTATGTTTATAATATTAACATATGAGCTTTTGAAGAAAATCTTAGTGAGATAGCATATACCAATTCAGGGACAAGATTGATATGCAACTTGGTTTCTAATTTTACATCAGGAGATGGCTTCTCTTCAAGATATTGGTATGTCAGCAGCTATCAATATCTTATCAGCATTGTCGTTCCTTGTTGCTTTCGCACTCCTGAGGCTTCAACCAATAAACGATAGAGTATACTTCCCCAAGTGGTATCTCAAGGGAATTAGAGGAAGCCCAACAAAATCTGGAGGACTTGTCAAGAACGTTGTCAATTTGGATTTAAAGACATACATAAAGTTCTTAAATTGGATGCCTGCAGCATTGAACATGCCCGAACCCGAGCTTACAGAGCACGCTGGACTTGATTCTACTGCGTTCATGCGGATTTATCTACTTGGGTAAGCTCGTATGTAGGAACTATGTAAAAGTGTCTTTGTTT
This window harbors:
- the LOC115703242 gene encoding EID1-like F-box protein 3, which codes for MSANQRLRPNSLSQGSDSSCDSGILNERILVLVFESIKWDIQTICSAASVNRKLRALAERYLWRELCVYRAPRMVATLTNGAPATRMGGGWNTLAKLMFFCCGCESSRQFRVSKSSPGHFVKASRFSKTSGRSFLVKDCRSDLLFVSDPCEHPMGEKEDDLGIYRGVFQGFLRSKTRACLLRRQVALEERVRCPYCGSRVWSMKTARLIPKSASRRLGSHDDGLEYFVCINGHLHGACWLVPLSDDDEEDDNDNELDKNDDDGDCGVQGQDEATQGSLNHCDDDDRTVGYGKVVSTRGREEGLRDEWASQIDIGCLPRASVLPLTR